A region from the Panicum hallii strain FIL2 chromosome 1, PHallii_v3.1, whole genome shotgun sequence genome encodes:
- the LOC112897306 gene encoding uncharacterized protein LOC112897306 → MIEVDWRLTFIDFIKEHKLPPSIDKKSVAAARILRQSKGYVLVRDNLYKHVSASGILMKCVRAEECKEILQEIHEGTCENHAASRMLVRKSFRSGFYRPTALANVEELEFYERSAIEVKYDSVAHPRANSQVERTNSMILDGLKIRLYGENSKKGAKWIHEISLVV, encoded by the exons ATGATCGAGGTTGACTGGCGGCTgacctttatcgacttcatcaaggagcacaaactaccccccagCATCGACAAGAAGAGCGTCGCGGCTGCACGCATCTTAAGGCAGAGCAAAGGGTACGTCCTAGTCAGAGACAACCTATACAAGCATGtatcagcatcaggcatactcatgaagtgtgtccgcgCGGAGGAATGCAAAGAAATACTCcaggagatccacgaaggcacGTGCGAGAACCACGCTGCTTCTCGCATGCTAGTCAGGAAGTCTTTCAGATCTGGGTTCTACAGGCCGACGGCTTTGGCAAACGTCGAAGAACTC GAATTCTATGAGCGCAGCGCCATTGAGGTCAAGTATGActcagtggctcacccgcgggccaacagCCAGGTTGAGCGCACCAACAGCATGATCCTTGATGgactgaagataagactctacggcgagaacagcaaaaagggcgccAAGTGGATCCATGAGATCTCGTTAGTAGTCTAG